The DNA region AGACTGCTCCTCCTCAATCGCTGACCAAAACTCCTCCATGAATTATGTCACCCACCTCACCACATTCTTGCCATCCTTCCTCGCACCACCAAGTCTGATTTCATTTCGATTAAACCACAATGCCCACGATATAGTGACCATCCTAGCAACCTTCTCCTCCTCAACCCAATCAATGATTATCATCTTCCATAACAAATCTATGAAGGAGAAACACTCGGACTGATCAGACAAACCCACCAGTTTTGAGCATGACCACGCCTCCTGTGCCTTAGTGCAATCCCATAGCTCATGATTTGCGGACTCAGCCTTCAACCCGCACACATCACCGGTGTTATCCATCACCACCTTCCTTCTAGCAAGATTGACCTTTGTAGGAAATGCCTCATGGCAAGCTCTCCACACAAAATGTCGTGTCTTATGTGGTACAGGTAAACTCCAAACTTGCTTCCAAAATCTCCTAACTAGACTTGTGTCTGAACTATCACCCCTATTGGCAGCTTAGGAAAGATTCACAGCTAAAGAATAGGTGCTAAGCACACTGAACTAGCCATTAGAAGAATCACCCAGATCAGTCTATCCTCAGGGAACCGAGAGCTTAGAGGAATGCTCTTTATTGTTTCAGCTTCATGAGACAAGAACAAAGCATCAATGACCATGGACTTCCAACTGGCGTTTGCTGAATCAATCAACTCACTTACATAAGTGCCAGCATGAAAAAAAGTATTTAGAGACACCACCTTGTATGTGGAAGATAATGGTAACCATTTGTCCTCCCATACCAGGACTCGTTCCCCATTCCCTACCCTCCACCGTAAACCCTCCTTCACCACATGTTGCGCAACCATGATACTTCGCCAAGTGTAAGAAGGATTACTACTAATTTTAGCTTCAAAAAAATCACACCGTGGGAAATACTTTGCCTTTAAGATCTTGTACATCAGTGAGTTTTGACCACTTTGAAGTCTCCAACCTTGTTTTGCAAGAAGAGCCAAGTTAAATTGTTGTAGCTTTTTAAAACCCATACCTCCATTAGCTTTCGGTTCACACATCTTCTCCCAACTAAGCCATGCtatcttcttttcatttttcctttgtccCTACTAGAAATTGCGAGTCATACTCGTCAGATCCTTACAAAGGGCATCCAGTATTTTGAAACAACTCATGGTGTATGTCAGGATATCTTAAGCCACTGCTTTTATAAGAATCTCCTTACCAGCCTTAGACATAATTTTCTCCTTCAAACCTTCCAACTTCTTACCCACCTTGTCCTTAATGGCATTAAAAGTGCTCCTTTTGTTTATACCCACAAGAGACGGTAAACCAAGATACTTCTCATGCTGTATAATAACTTGGGTATCAAACCTTCATTTTATCTCCTCTTGGACTTCATTTGATGTGTTGCTACTAAAAAACAATGATGTTTTGGCTCAGTTTAATTGTTGACCAGAAGCTTTCTCATAGACTTCTAAAATTCTTTGCAAAAACTTACAATTAACTAATGTAGCCTTGCAAAAGATTAGGttgtcatctgcaaaaaatagGTGAGAGAACTTTGGACCACCACGACAAATAGCAACACCCTCCAAAAGGCCACTATCCACTAATGATTTAATTAAAGCTGAAAGACCTTCTgcaccaaaacaaaaaccaaaaaaaaaaaaaaaaaagaagaagaagataaggagaTAGGGGGCCACCTTGCCAGATACCCCTAGATGGAATAATATGGCCTCTAGGACGCCCATTAATATTAATGGCATAAGTAATAGTAGTAACACACCGCATAATCAACCTTCTCCActgctccacaaagcccaaatTCTCCATAATTTTGTCCAGACAAGTCCACTCCATCCTATCATAGGTCTTGCTCATATAAATTTTGAGCGTCATTTTCCCAATCTTCCCTCCCTTTCTCTGGCTAATATATTGCATAGTCTCAAAGTAACTATCACATTATCAGTGATTAACTGTCCATGTACAAAAGCACTTTGGGTATCACTAATAATAGAGGTTAAAATCTTCTTAAGCCTATTAGCAATAGCCTTAGAGGCCATTttataaacaacattacataaaCCAATAGACTTATAATCAGTCACCATCTTTGGTTCTTTAACTTTTGGAATAAGCACAATATTAGTATCAttaaaattgggaggaaaaatGCTAGAATTAAGGAAATTGAGCACCGTTTTAGTTACCACCTCACCACTTGTAGACCAAAAATGCTAAAAGAAAAGAGGAGGCATCCCATCAAGACTAGGCGCCTTCAAAGGGTACATTTGCTTAAGTGCCAATCTGACTTCATCTTCTATAAAAGGTTTTATCAACATCTGATTCATTGAATGAGTGACCTTCGGCTGAATGGCATGGAGAAGCTCTGAAAAATTTGTAGGGTTGCTAGATGTGAAAAGATTATTGTGATACTCCACCACAACCTCCTCAATCTTACCATCCTCCTCTTGCCAAACTCCATTAGAGTCCAACAGCCCTCCTATCAAGTTCTTCTTCTGCCTAGATGAAGCTTtagcatgaaaaaaaaacttgtatttcTATCACCTCCTTGAAACCAATTCAGCCTAGCCCATGGTCTCCACATCATGTCTTCCTTTTCCAACCAACAATTCAATTAAGCTTTGGTGCATTTTAAAGCCTGAACCAGCTCCGATGTTGAAGGTTGAAGGTCCAGCCACTGAAGTCTTGATTGCAAGTCCAATATAGTCCTTCCCACATGGACGTAGACAGATTTATTCCAAGCCTCTAATCTGTCACAACAACTCTTTAGACAACAACTCAACTCCTAACCCAAAGATGTAGCTAAGCCTTCATCCAAAGCAGACCGCACAACTTCCTCACAGCTTAACTCCCTCAGCCACATAGATTCAAACCTTAAACTTCTCTTCACCCTCTTTCTTTTGGAACCAGCCACCATACGAAAAAGTAGCATGGAATGATCAGAAGCCGAGGTGGACTTATGGTACAATTTAGCAGCTGCAAATAAATCTAACCACTCCGATGTAGCCAAAGTTTGATCCAATCTTTCTCTAATTTGTGTGCCATCTGCCCTTTGATAAATCCAAGTCAACTTCGGCCCTACAAAACCAATATCTCTTAGGTCACAGAAATTAGCTTCAACAAAATTGTCCATCTGTTGTCTTGGTCGCCCACCAcctccttccttttctgatAAACTAGTTAGCTCATTAAAATCCCTAATAGCTAACCATGGACGAGCCGCCACTCCCTTCAAGTGTTTAAGCTTCGCCCAAAACTCTGATCGCCTAGCTATTTCAGGATTACCATAGAAGCCAGTCAAATGCCACCCACCCAAACTCGAACCCCCAGACACCAACACATCAATATGATTCAGAGAATATGTTAAGAGCTCTATTTTAATTTCATCTTTCCACAATAAAGCTAAACCCCCGCTCCTTCCATTACTTGGCACAACCCAACTCTGTTTCATATTAAACTCTTCCTTAACCTTGTCCATCCATTCCTTACTTGATTTAGTCTCCATCAAAAAGATGATAATGGGATTTTCCTTCTTAATAGCCTTTTTCCAAGGGTTTCATTGTCCGGAGGTTCCCAAACCCCCAACAGTTCCAACTTAGGAGACTCATTGGTCCTGGTGGGGTTGCCCAATAACCTCCACCGATCCTAATTGTGTTTCCAAGATGACACTAAGAGAGTTTACTTTCTCATCCACCTTCATTCTTTTTTCCCTACCTTCCTCTGATTCAACATGCATGCAACCAACACCTCCCTTCCTTTTTGAACCACTCTCCACATTGGTGACGATCTCATTACTATGAATAGAAATTCTTCCCTTAACTCTCTgccctcttctttttcttggacTCTTCTTAACAGCCCTTGCATGTTCCACCTGTTTATTATGTGTTCCCCCTTTGGTACGTAGCGTGCTCTTTAGTTTAGTATTCGTTGTGGTCCTCTCTTTACTACCCCCTTTAGCCACACCATTAGAATCCCAACCCAAATTAAAATCCACCTCTGCATGACTTATGGTGCATGGAGTACCCGAAGTCAAAGTTCCAATATTCTCCAAAACCTGCATACTCAACTCCATGCCTTCCTCCCTTATAGTAATAGCCACGCCTAAAATCTTATTACCCTTCCTAACCGGCGAGATATGACGATTACCTCCATTTGAATTGGAGTTTCTATGATCATATTGGATAGCCTTATCAATATCTCTAATGATTTCCTCAAAATCCAAGACTCTATTCAAACTCCCCTTACCCTTAGGTGCATGCAAGTCCCCCTCAGCCACCATCATATTGCCATACAGTTTCGCCTCCATTGTGCTCCCACCACCCTAATTACAGTCCAGAACCACCACTAATCCTTCGTCCTCTGTTAAGCCTTAAACAGACCTCGTATGATCCCTCACGGCTACACCAACACTATCTTGTCCCGAACTACTCGACTGCGTGCGTGACACCTCATAGCCTTGAACCTCAACTATTGTTTTCCTAGCCGGGTTGAATTGGGGTGCTCGGATCCAAGGACCAAACTACTGCTCCTCCAACGTTAAGGTTCCTTTGCTACTAAGCCATAAGATGCAATCTTTATCGTCATGAGAGACTTGCCCACACCAATAACAGATGTTCGGCAAGTCTTCGTACATAAAAGACACCCAATCATTCCCCTGTCGATCCCATGTAATCTTCCTCCCCTTGCATAAAGGTTTCATGATATCCACCTCGACTCGAACTCTCATAAAATTACCCCCTCGCATCTCCCCACATCCTTTGGCTTGACAACAACCCCAATTGTTTCCCCAATACTTGTGGCTGCCTCAACCTTTAAAAGCGCAAAAGGAAGGTTATGGATTTGAACCAAGAATGTCGTCTTCTCAAAACAAAGATTCTGAACTGGTATTGAACCATCATACCTTAAAAAAACAACCAGATGGTGATCAAAAGCCCACAACTCACCTTGGAGAACCTTCTCCACATCAACTTCCAGTTCGAATGTAATTAATGCAATATTATTACCCCCGTCACTCACCTCAAAGCTTGCCCGAGTTCGCCAAATCGGAAGGAAAGTTCTTTTCACTACTTCAATATTAATGGACCTCCTCATGAAAAACTTTGCCGCAAGAACAAAGCTCAAGTTCTTCTTGTTTCTTGAAAGGTCCATGTTCTTCCCTTCGCTTTCCGATAGTGATAAGCGCTTCCATCTATTTGCTAAGTTCTCCATACCTGTGTTCATGAAACCTCCCATAGAATTGCgtacacaaacaaaaaacaaacccaCTACCCTACTAGTAGCGGGGTACTAAAGGGGACTCAACcttcttctccaaaaaagaaGGGAAACCCTAATGCTACCGTAGGGAAAGTAGGGAACCCTAGCCGCCTATAGAGAGCTTATCAATTTGGATTTAGTTTATaccatattattataaaattaattgataatTACTACATATAttacatttaaaatatatactcaaataaacaaaaataaataaatagatgatGAGAAATGGAGGAACCACAAATCTGTTTTAAACAAGATTCAATgtccaaatctttttttttttttttttaaatttccaaacCTTAGCTTTACCTTTGACATTTGACCTTTCTAGTTCCACAAGTACGTCTCtttctcatcttcttttttgtttttccctaaAGAGTATCGCCCCTCTCTTCTCTTCATCCCTAATTTTCTAAGCAATGTTCACGACTTTTCTCTCTTCTACAATCTTCAACCACTTTTCACTTACAATGTACAAGTTCatttgtgcttttatttttacatttttttaggtATAGTTGTACACTTGCATTGCTATAGGTTGGTTTCttttgagagagtgagaaagagtAGATCAGGTTATGCCTTTAGAGTCATAAACCTAATGAGAATAAATATGAAATTCTTAGATCTGTGAgatgcaaaaatagagaaaaatatacgccaaaaaaaataatcacacacaaGACCGTATTTACGTGATTCGGCAATTTGTCTACGTTCACGAAGTTGCAAGGATTTCACTATTCTCAAGGGGAAAATACAAAATGCAGCAGTAtagttttctctctcaaaacaacataaaaccctaatctCCAAATCAATAGTTTTTATATCCTACACACAAGACTCACAATGGGCTACAGCTTGGGCGTATCAGCCCAAGCCTCCGCTTCATGAATTAAGCCTCAAAAAATATCCCATTAAAAACCGTGACAATATTATTTCGGGTCAGATCATAATCCgaataaaaaacaattaggcTCCATAAAAGCCCAACAAGACCTAGCAAACAATGTGtctattttaggtttaggattgaaaaaataaataaatagagacGAAAACCAATATCATTACCAAGCAAAAACTAAATTTCAGCCAAAATTTACCCAAAATCAAGCCAACCCTGAACTAGCCAAAATTTAATACATGGTGGAATGCATGGTATTATCGTTCCAATTTGCATGCCGGTACAAGAAAATTTCAGTAGGAACTGAATGAAATTCATAAAGCTAATGAAAACTACTTAAGATGATGAATATTTCCTCCATACCATTTcatctattttcttttcctacaCCAAAGCTTTCTCTACAATCAAACAAGGctttaaccaaaaataaaaaataaaaaaagaggaaaatttacaaataagggttttacaaaaaaagaaaagaaaagaaagatagatCATCTAAATATGGCTCCTCAAACTCAATATAAGGCCGCCACCTCCAAAGTCAAATAAGTCTGATGAGATTTCTAAGAAAATCGATCTTCGCAAGCATTGGAGATGAATGAAACCAATCAATCTTAGTGAGCTTTGGAAATCGAACCAAACAAGTATTTTCAATACACGAGAAAGATAGGGTGTTTGGTCAAGACCAATTGAACTAGAGAGGGAGTAGCGCTACCAATGACAGCGACTAACAATAATGACTAGCAAAGGCAAAGAAGAAGCTCCTTTCTTATTTTTGACTATGGGGGAGTTAtgagaagagagagattgaTTGACAGAGAAGAGAGCTCGCACCTTAAAGGCATCACAACAATTGCGAGTGGTGGCAACTAATGAAAGGTGCTTGGATCTTTGTCAATGGAGGCATAAGTATGGGAGAAGGTTAAAGGGATTTATAATTTAAGATATGTTTGGTAGGtgagaaaatgagaaaacaaATTCAATAAAATCATAAACAAGAAGAGAGGGGTGAGTTTCTAAAGAACCGTCCTAGAGAGGGTCTATCCCATGGCTTGgagtgtttttctttgtttttgttttaatctaTTAAACTTTTAAATTCTAGAATAGGTgaactttttatattaaaaaaaaaaagggtaaccAAGAGGTTTGGTGGTTAACCCATTAATActtatttaaatgtttaattaccCATTTGAGTCTTTACCGATTTAACTTAAACCTCTTTAATTGAGTTGGGTCAAAACTTATTAAATTATCTGGATTATAAGTGAGTTAGTGGGTTTGGGTATATATAGCTACCACTATGCCCCTAATatatagtagttttttttttttttttttttttgctaaaatgcaaaactcaccctctaagtttcacaatttttcatttcagttctataaatttagattttgtcatttcaatccttTAAGTTTCATTACTTCCCAATTAAGTCATCCGTTAATGTGCTGTTAGTTTTTgacattaactttttttttttcttaattttagaaaaactttaattgaaatttaaaaaatgaaaagaaaaaaatgcaacCTCATAGCCATTCATATCTAGTACATAGTAATTGTGGTTCTTCATAGTTAATTACTACTTACTACTACTGGGATTGTCCTtctttttaactctttttttggCTAACTACAAAAATCTACTAAAGAAGCCATGTTTACCTCTCAAGCATACAAAATTCAACCACAAGTACACAAACAACTCCATTAAAACATAGCACACAAAGTCCACTATACAAGAACCAATCCCTTAAAACCTTAACATTTTTAACAAATCTGAAAAAGCCCAAATTCAATATTGAGAAACTCAAGTACACAATTCCAGCCTAACCACAAAGAAatagaatttcaattaaaaatatgaacttttcaaaacccaaaagccAAAATGGGAGAACTCATAAAACTCATATGAGGACCGGCCACAAAGAATCAAGATCTACTTTGGAGAAGTAGtcgcatctctctctctctctctcagtaaaattttcccacactttctctcacttttattctttctctctgtaTTCACTTTCTCattgtttcattgttttttcctttctttctccctctttctctttctcattctcGGTTTCTCAAATTGGGGTGGGGTTtcatttttaattgttgttcAGGTGTGGGAGTAACATTCCTCTAATTggctttctctatttttttttataattaacatttttttctttctaaaattaagaaataaatataaatattaacaattaaattttaaaaaaaagttaatggtAGAAACTAACGGCACATTAACGAATGACTTAATTGAGAAAGAATGAAAC from Castanea sativa cultivar Marrone di Chiusa Pesio chromosome 6, ASM4071231v1 includes:
- the LOC142639648 gene encoding uncharacterized protein LOC142639648, with translation MVAQHVVKEGLRWRVGNGERVLVWEDKWLPLSSTYKVVSLNTFFHAGTYVSELIDSANASWKSMVIDALFLSHEAETIKSIPLSSRFPEDRLIWVILLMASSVGDSSDTSLVRRFWKQVWSLPVPHKTRHFVWRACHEAFPTKVNLARRKVVMDNTGDVCGLKAESANHELWDCTKAQEAWSCSKLVGLSDQSECFSFIDLLWKMIIIDWVEEEKVARMVTISWALWFNRNEIRLGGARKDGKNVKVAGLGVIIRDDRGRVEAAMCKKVLVPLSALEAEAKAFEVGLLLAKYIGIQDVILEGDSLVIYNALCEASLPPSSVASVVLGMMNLCREFRRIEFSHVKRQDNRPAYLLAKYAIGINDFLVWMEENPYFLEQALSHDVLAYSFSE
- the LOC142639649 gene encoding uncharacterized protein LOC142639649, whose product is METKSSKEWMDKVKEEFNMKQSWVVPSNGRSGGLALLWKDEIKIELLTYSLNHIDVLVSGGSSLGGWHLTGFYGNPEIARRSEFWAKLKHLKGVAARPWLAIRDFNELTSLSEKEGGGGRPRQQMDNFVEANFCDLRDIGFVGPKLTWIYQRADGTQIRERLDQTLATSEWLDLFAAAKLYHKSTSASDHSMLLFRMVAGSKRKRVKRSLRFESMWLRELSCEEVVRSALDEGLATSLASSRQKKNLIGGLLDSNGVWQEEDGKIEEVVVEYHNNLFTSSNPTNFSELLHAIQPKVTHSMNQMLIKPFIEDEVRLALKQMYPLKAPSLDGMPPLFF